A genomic region of Gemmata massiliana contains the following coding sequences:
- a CDS encoding phage fiber-tail adaptor protein, translating to MVGGWINALLNLLGLGGGGSAPGTPGTPGGAFRRALPTWDRSFERALATWGRTWRYPMGLATEGVAVVAAEGDDRDYAFDLSKCPEIRAGATITGGAIVGGSGLTIGAVSVLAADFDEIPAGQGLTVRISGGTGGTTYKLACRATLSNGRKVTVPGRLVKVRDYDS from the coding sequence ATGGTCGGCGGGTGGATCAACGCGCTATTAAACCTGCTCGGGCTCGGCGGCGGGGGCTCCGCGCCGGGCACCCCGGGCACCCCGGGCGGCGCGTTCCGGCGCGCGCTCCCGACGTGGGACCGGTCGTTCGAGCGGGCGCTTGCCACGTGGGGCCGGACCTGGAGGTATCCAATGGGGCTGGCAACCGAGGGCGTGGCCGTGGTCGCGGCCGAGGGCGACGACCGGGACTATGCGTTCGACCTGTCGAAGTGCCCGGAGATCCGGGCCGGGGCGACGATCACCGGGGGCGCGATCGTGGGCGGGTCCGGGCTCACGATCGGGGCCGTGTCGGTGCTCGCCGCGGACTTCGACGAGATCCCCGCGGGCCAGGGGCTCACGGTGCGCATCAGCGGGGGCACCGGGGGCACGACGTACAAGCTCGCGTGCCGGGCCACGCTCTCGAACGGGCGCAAGGTCACGGTTCCCGGGCGCCTGGTCAAAGTTCGCGATTACGATTCCTAA
- a CDS encoding right-handed parallel beta-helix repeat-containing protein — protein MSNWYVSPAGSDANGGTSEADAKATVQAGIDLMSPADRLLIKYGVYTLTTGLTFPASRGGTSRLARSVIEGYVTTPGDAPDGSAAPTITTTTSSINLFTFQSGAAGAFLLFRSLRFLHAGAVRGAGIIGATGAGSIQGGSHLDRCEFSGCSNGYSSGSRFAIDYARRCTFRNCTATGVASASLFTGTWVDECRFLDNTSHGCDIGTGLQISPRFRRCVFSGNGGNGINMPVTTRTVELIVQASTFEGNGGDGILFSYTTGTPSGLITDSVFWGNTGYGVNGGGSGGGAFTSLIGTNNAYGSNSSGPPQGFTTELYPVSLSADPFTNAAGEDWAPNAASGGGLLVRYAGAGAADIGAVQHPASGGGSTGGYIIGA, from the coding sequence ATGTCGAACTGGTACGTTTCGCCCGCCGGCAGTGACGCCAACGGGGGCACGAGTGAGGCCGACGCGAAGGCGACGGTGCAAGCCGGAATCGACCTGATGAGCCCGGCCGATCGGTTGCTCATCAAGTACGGCGTGTACACGCTCACAACGGGGCTCACGTTCCCGGCGAGCCGGGGCGGGACGAGCCGCCTGGCGCGGAGCGTGATCGAGGGGTACGTCACCACCCCGGGCGACGCGCCCGACGGCTCGGCGGCCCCGACGATCACGACCACGACGAGCAGCATCAACCTGTTCACGTTCCAGTCCGGGGCCGCGGGCGCGTTCCTGCTGTTCCGGTCCCTGCGGTTCCTTCACGCCGGCGCAGTCCGGGGCGCCGGGATCATTGGCGCGACCGGGGCCGGGTCGATCCAGGGTGGCTCGCACCTGGACCGGTGCGAGTTCTCCGGGTGCTCGAACGGGTACTCGTCCGGGTCGCGGTTCGCGATCGACTACGCGCGCCGGTGTACGTTCCGCAACTGCACCGCAACGGGGGTGGCGTCGGCATCGCTCTTTACGGGCACGTGGGTGGACGAGTGCCGGTTCCTCGACAACACGTCCCACGGGTGCGACATCGGGACCGGGTTGCAGATCAGCCCCCGGTTCCGCCGGTGCGTGTTCAGTGGCAACGGCGGGAACGGGATTAACATGCCCGTGACGACGCGGACCGTCGAGCTGATCGTGCAGGCGAGCACGTTCGAGGGCAACGGCGGGGACGGAATCCTGTTCAGCTACACGACCGGCACCCCGAGCGGGCTCATTACCGATTCGGTGTTCTGGGGGAACACCGGGTACGGGGTGAACGGGGGCGGTTCGGGCGGGGGCGCGTTCACGTCGCTCATCGGGACGAACAACGCCTACGGGTCGAACTCGAGCGGCCCGCCGCAGGGGTTCACGACGGAGCTGTACCCGGTGTCCCTGTCGGCCGATCCGTTCACCAACGCGGCCGGAGAGGACTGGGCGCCCAACGCGGCGAGCGGGGGCGGGCTCCTGGTCCGGTACGCGGGCGCGGGAGCCGCGGACATCGGGGCCGTTCAGCACCCGGCTTCCGGGGGCGGATCAACGGGCGGGTACATCATAGGAGCCTAA